In Janthinobacterium sp. J1-1, a single genomic region encodes these proteins:
- a CDS encoding GNAT family N-acetyltransferase yields the protein MNIVVREAGDEDAALIAGLTRAAWAGKVAASSSGHHETPEQVARALRSGGGFILLVDDMPAGSVRFMPLDSEPAVWEISRMGILPAWRGNHCSQHLLEAVIHHALSCQAEELRLAVRLDQGKLIDFYAAFGFELAEELEYSHANPAEPPPSVMRRMLRY from the coding sequence ATGAATATCGTGGTGCGCGAAGCGGGCGATGAGGATGCGGCGTTGATTGCCGGACTGACCCGCGCCGCATGGGCGGGCAAGGTTGCCGCCTCGTCCAGCGGCCACCACGAAACGCCCGAGCAGGTGGCGCGCGCCCTGCGCAGCGGTGGCGGTTTCATCTTGCTGGTCGACGACATGCCGGCCGGCTCCGTGCGCTTCATGCCGCTCGACAGCGAACCGGCTGTCTGGGAAATCTCGCGCATGGGCATCTTGCCGGCCTGGCGCGGCAACCATTGCTCGCAGCACCTGCTCGAAGCCGTGATCCACCATGCGCTGTCCTGCCAGGCCGAGGAATTGCGGCTGGCGGTGCGCCTGGACCAGGGCAAGCTGATCGACTTTTATGCCGCCTTCGGCTTTGAACTGGCCGAAGAGCTGGAATATTCGCACGCCAACCCGGCAGAACCCCCGCCTTCCGTGATGCGGCGCATGCTGCGTTACTAA
- a CDS encoding DUF3460 family protein, protein MKLPAKHMNYVSDHTLFIAELKAKNPGIEEGQRAGRALLWDKPPVSLDEQDRQMASAVKQQAYVYQNKN, encoded by the coding sequence ATGAAACTGCCTGCAAAACACATGAACTACGTTTCGGACCACACCCTGTTCATCGCCGAACTGAAAGCGAAGAACCCGGGCATTGAAGAAGGCCAGCGCGCCGGCCGCGCCCTGCTGTGGGACAAGCCGCCCGTCAGCCTTGACGAGCAGGACCGCCAGATGGCCTCGGCCGTCAAGCAACAAGCTTACGTGTACCAGAACAAGAACTAA